One window of Triticum dicoccoides isolate Atlit2015 ecotype Zavitan chromosome 5A, WEW_v2.0, whole genome shotgun sequence genomic DNA carries:
- the LOC119304264 gene encoding transcription factor bHLH35-like isoform X2, whose product MESDMEMSLDFSWETPSFFELCDADSMHLPAEDSLSCLYEHGDSTSSPDGANSGLTRRWAGRNMLNERDRRRRLNEKLYAIRGVVPNITKMNKASIIQDAIAYIEELQEQERQILAAPGTDGCAAVVQADSTVDDGVGSPPRTTSASSICSPSPHPVQILEVAEDLAVVNVRHRKAQEAMAKVYGVLESLCLNVITASVTVMSDNIVHNMFIELNLERCGRTTLWNGGSIILHQKNGWNGLCSNDQGDGKVSLSHLNVRRRSPKSMNP is encoded by the exons atggagtccGACATGGAGATGAGCTTGGATTTCTCTTGGGAGACGCCTAGCTTCTTCGAGCTCTGCGACGCAGATAG CATGCACCTGCCAGCTGAGGACTCTCTGTCCTGTCTGTACGAGCACGGCGACTCAACTAGCTCACCGGACGGCGCCAACTCGGGGCTGACGAGGAGGTGGGCTGGCAGGAACATGCTCAACGAGAGGGACCGGCGCAGGAGGCTCAACGAGAAGCTCTACGCCATTCGCGGCGTCGTTCCAAACATCACCAAG ATGAACAAGGCGTCCATCATCCAGGACGCCATCGCCTACATCGAGGAGCTGCAGGAGCAGGAGCGCCAGATTCTCGCCGCCCCTGGAACAGATGGCTGCGCCGCCGTGGTCCAGGCGGACTCGACCGTGGACGACGGCGTCGGCTCCCCGCCACGGACTACCTCCGCCTCCTCCATCTGTTCCCCTTCCCCGCATCCGGTCCAAATCCTCGAG GTGGCAGAGGATCTGGCAGTGGTTAACGTGAGACATAGAAAAGCGCAGGAGGCCATGGCGAAGGTGTATGGGGTGCTCGAGTCGCTCTGTCTCAATGTCATCACGGCAAGTGTGACCGTCATGTCCGACAACATTGTCCACAACATGTTCATCGAG TTGAATCTTGAAAGGTGTGggcgcactacattatggaatggagggagtattatacttCATCAGAAAA ACGGATGGAATGGATTGTGCTCAAACGATCAAGGAGATGGTAAAGTCTCACTCAGTCATCTCAATGTGAGAAGAAGATCACCGAAGTCCATGAATCCCTAA
- the LOC119304264 gene encoding transcription factor bHLH35-like isoform X3: MESDMEMSLDFSWETPSFFELCDADSMHLPAEDSLSCLYEHGDSTSSPDGANSGLTRRWAGRNMLNERDRRRRLNEKLYAIRGVVPNITKMNKASIIQDAIAYIEELQEQERQILAAPGTDGCAAVVQADSTVDDGVGSPPRTTSASSICSPSPHPVQILELEVMQVAEDLAVVNVRHRKAQEAMAKVYGVLESLCLNVITASVTVMSDNIVHNMFIELYFSDGWNGLCSNDQGDGKVSLSHLNVRRRSPKSMNP; this comes from the exons atggagtccGACATGGAGATGAGCTTGGATTTCTCTTGGGAGACGCCTAGCTTCTTCGAGCTCTGCGACGCAGATAG CATGCACCTGCCAGCTGAGGACTCTCTGTCCTGTCTGTACGAGCACGGCGACTCAACTAGCTCACCGGACGGCGCCAACTCGGGGCTGACGAGGAGGTGGGCTGGCAGGAACATGCTCAACGAGAGGGACCGGCGCAGGAGGCTCAACGAGAAGCTCTACGCCATTCGCGGCGTCGTTCCAAACATCACCAAG ATGAACAAGGCGTCCATCATCCAGGACGCCATCGCCTACATCGAGGAGCTGCAGGAGCAGGAGCGCCAGATTCTCGCCGCCCCTGGAACAGATGGCTGCGCCGCCGTGGTCCAGGCGGACTCGACCGTGGACGACGGCGTCGGCTCCCCGCCACGGACTACCTCCGCCTCCTCCATCTGTTCCCCTTCCCCGCATCCGGTCCAAATCCTCGAG ctggaggtgaTGCAGGTGGCAGAGGATCTGGCAGTGGTTAACGTGAGACATAGAAAAGCGCAGGAGGCCATGGCGAAGGTGTATGGGGTGCTCGAGTCGCTCTGTCTCAATGTCATCACGGCAAGTGTGACCGTCATGTCCGACAACATTGTCCACAACATGTTCATCGAG TTGTATTTTTCAGACGGATGGAATGGATTGTGCTCAAACGATCAAGGAGATGGTAAAGTCTCACTCAGTCATCTCAATGTGAGAAGAAGATCACCGAAGTCCATGAATCCCTAA
- the LOC119304264 gene encoding transcription factor bHLH35-like isoform X1 produces MESDMEMSLDFSWETPSFFELCDADSMHLPAEDSLSCLYEHGDSTSSPDGANSGLTRRWAGRNMLNERDRRRRLNEKLYAIRGVVPNITKMNKASIIQDAIAYIEELQEQERQILAAPGTDGCAAVVQADSTVDDGVGSPPRTTSASSICSPSPHPVQILELEVMQVAEDLAVVNVRHRKAQEAMAKVYGVLESLCLNVITASVTVMSDNIVHNMFIELNLERCGRTTLWNGGSIILHQKNGWNGLCSNDQGDGKVSLSHLNVRRRSPKSMNP; encoded by the exons atggagtccGACATGGAGATGAGCTTGGATTTCTCTTGGGAGACGCCTAGCTTCTTCGAGCTCTGCGACGCAGATAG CATGCACCTGCCAGCTGAGGACTCTCTGTCCTGTCTGTACGAGCACGGCGACTCAACTAGCTCACCGGACGGCGCCAACTCGGGGCTGACGAGGAGGTGGGCTGGCAGGAACATGCTCAACGAGAGGGACCGGCGCAGGAGGCTCAACGAGAAGCTCTACGCCATTCGCGGCGTCGTTCCAAACATCACCAAG ATGAACAAGGCGTCCATCATCCAGGACGCCATCGCCTACATCGAGGAGCTGCAGGAGCAGGAGCGCCAGATTCTCGCCGCCCCTGGAACAGATGGCTGCGCCGCCGTGGTCCAGGCGGACTCGACCGTGGACGACGGCGTCGGCTCCCCGCCACGGACTACCTCCGCCTCCTCCATCTGTTCCCCTTCCCCGCATCCGGTCCAAATCCTCGAG ctggaggtgaTGCAGGTGGCAGAGGATCTGGCAGTGGTTAACGTGAGACATAGAAAAGCGCAGGAGGCCATGGCGAAGGTGTATGGGGTGCTCGAGTCGCTCTGTCTCAATGTCATCACGGCAAGTGTGACCGTCATGTCCGACAACATTGTCCACAACATGTTCATCGAG TTGAATCTTGAAAGGTGTGggcgcactacattatggaatggagggagtattatacttCATCAGAAAA ACGGATGGAATGGATTGTGCTCAAACGATCAAGGAGATGGTAAAGTCTCACTCAGTCATCTCAATGTGAGAAGAAGATCACCGAAGTCCATGAATCCCTAA
- the LOC119304264 gene encoding transcription factor bHLH35-like isoform X4 → MESDMEMSLDFSWETPSFFELCDADSMHLPAEDSLSCLYEHGDSTSSPDGANSGLTRRWAGRNMLNERDRRRRLNEKLYAIRGVVPNITKMNKASIIQDAIAYIEELQEQERQILAAPGTDGCAAVVQADSTVDDGVGSPPRTTSASSICSPSPHPVQILELEVMQVAEDLAVVNVRHRKAQEAMAKVYGVLESLCLNVITASVTVMSDNIVHNMFIETDGMDCAQTIKEMVKSHSVISM, encoded by the exons atggagtccGACATGGAGATGAGCTTGGATTTCTCTTGGGAGACGCCTAGCTTCTTCGAGCTCTGCGACGCAGATAG CATGCACCTGCCAGCTGAGGACTCTCTGTCCTGTCTGTACGAGCACGGCGACTCAACTAGCTCACCGGACGGCGCCAACTCGGGGCTGACGAGGAGGTGGGCTGGCAGGAACATGCTCAACGAGAGGGACCGGCGCAGGAGGCTCAACGAGAAGCTCTACGCCATTCGCGGCGTCGTTCCAAACATCACCAAG ATGAACAAGGCGTCCATCATCCAGGACGCCATCGCCTACATCGAGGAGCTGCAGGAGCAGGAGCGCCAGATTCTCGCCGCCCCTGGAACAGATGGCTGCGCCGCCGTGGTCCAGGCGGACTCGACCGTGGACGACGGCGTCGGCTCCCCGCCACGGACTACCTCCGCCTCCTCCATCTGTTCCCCTTCCCCGCATCCGGTCCAAATCCTCGAG ctggaggtgaTGCAGGTGGCAGAGGATCTGGCAGTGGTTAACGTGAGACATAGAAAAGCGCAGGAGGCCATGGCGAAGGTGTATGGGGTGCTCGAGTCGCTCTGTCTCAATGTCATCACGGCAAGTGTGACCGTCATGTCCGACAACATTGTCCACAACATGTTCATCGAG ACGGATGGAATGGATTGTGCTCAAACGATCAAGGAGATGGTAAAGTCTCACTCAGTCATCTCAATGTGA